A portion of the Thermothelomyces thermophilus ATCC 42464 chromosome 5, complete sequence genome contains these proteins:
- a CDS encoding methionine synthase-like protein, which produces MPLPAGVYRADHVGSFLRPQPILRARETLDTATPISAADLRKLEDEHITEVVQKQIASGLQSVTDGEFRRAWFHIDFLQHLSGVERHGSLSSTNVTSHGVTPPKLAVVGKLGHPQPIQVEDYKFVESVRQKVAAGSDKKITTKVCIPSPTMVHFRGGREAISTEAYPTLEPFFDDLVKVYQAEIADLYAAGCRFVQLDDTNLAYLCDAGMRAEAAKRHGEDPQKLTKQYAALINAAISQRPKDMVIGIHLCRGNFRSQWFAEGGYEPVAEVLFRELDVDVYFLEYDDARSGDFSPLRFLPENKTVVLGVMSSKKAELDDKDAIIRRLNEAAKFCPRGLDQLCLSHQCGFSSTMEGNDLSEEQQWAKVRLEVEIAKQVWGEDLSV; this is translated from the coding sequence ATGCCGCTTCCCGCAGGAGTCTACCGCGCTGATCACGTCGGCTCATTCCTCCGCCCGCAGCCGATTCTTCGCGCGCGCGAGACGCTTGACACGGCAACCCCCATTTCGGCTGCCGACCTGCGCAAGCTTGAGGACGAGCACATCACAGAGGTGGTGCAGAAGCAGATCGCCAGCGGCCTGCAGTCAGTAACAGACGGCGAGTTCCGCCGGGCGTGGTTTCACATCGACTTCCTGCAGCACCTTTCGGGCGTCGAGCGCCACGGCAGCCTGTCGTCGACCAATGTCACGTCGCACGGCGTGACACCGCCCAAACTGGCGGTCGTCGGCAAGCTGGGCCACCCACAGCCCATCCAGGTCGAGGACTACAAGTTTGTCGAGAGCGTCCGGCAGAAAGTGGCCGCCGGCTCCGACAAGAAGATCACCACCAAGGTGTGCATTCCCAGCCCGACCATGGTACACTTCCGCGGCGGGCGCGAGGCCATCTCGACCGAGGCGTACCCGACGCTGGAGCCCTTCTTCGACGATCTGGTCAAGGTGTACCAAGCCGAGATTGCGGACCTGTATGCCGCCGGCTGCCGGTTTGTCCAGCTTGACGACACCAACCTGGCCTACCTGTGCGATGCGGGCATGCgcgccgaggcggccaagcGCCACGGCGAGGATCCCCAGAAGCTGACCAAGCAGTATGCCGCCCTCATCAACGCGGCCATCAGCCAGCGGCCCAAGGATATGGTTATCGGCATCCACCTATGCCGGGGCAACTTCCGCTCGCAGTGGTTCGCCGAAGGCGGGTATGAGCCCGTGGCGGAGGTGCTGTTCAGGGAGCTCGACGTGGATGTCTACTTCCTCGAGTACGACGACGCCCGGTCCGGCGACTTCTCGCCGCTGCGGTTCCTGCCCGAGAACAAGACTGTCGTGCTCGGCGTCATGTCGAGCAAGAAGGCCGAGCTGGACGACAAGGACGCCATCATTAGGCGGCTGAACGAGGCGGCCAAGTTCTGCCCCCGCGGTCTCGACCAGCTGTGCCTGTCACACCAGTGCGGTTTCAGCTCGACGATGGAGGGCAACGACCTGTCCGAGGAGCAGCAGTGGGCCAAGGTCCGGCTCGAGGTCGAGATTGCCAAGCAGGTCTGGGGCGAAGACCTGTCTGTATGA
- a CDS encoding uncharacterized protein (CAZy_ID 267772): MLVPTFTPLLALSTTILGAVTATPINTNGAPEAANPTKRAVLTSGRFTYYNPGLGACGHSNGDGDLVVALSHADFDPSTPNGNPNNNPLCGRRLRASYAGRSVDVTVVDRCVACNSGDLDLSPAAFQALADLSVGVIGGTWNWI, translated from the coding sequence ATGCTCGTTCCGACTTTCACTcccctcctcgccctctcAACCACCATCTTGGGCGCCGTCACGGCAACCCCGATTAACACTAACGGCGCTCCGGAGGCTGCCAACCCGACCAAGCGCGCCGTCCTCACCTCCGGCCGCTTCACCTACTACAATCCCGGCCTGGGCGCCTGCGGCCATAgcaacggcgacggcgacctgGTCGTCGCCCTCAGCCACGCCGACTTCGATCCCTCCACGCCCAACGGCAACCCCAACAACAACCCCCTCTgcggccgccgcctgcgCGCCTCCTACGCGGGCAGGTCGGTCGACGTCACCGTCGTTGACCGCTGCGTGGCCTGCAACTCGGGCGACCTCGACCTCAGCCCGGCCGCTTTCCAGGCGCTCGCGGATCTCTCTGTCGGCGTCATCGGCGGCACTTGGAACTGGATCTGA